In the Caballeronia sp. LZ062 genome, one interval contains:
- the mutL gene encoding DNA mismatch repair endonuclease MutL has translation MADLNEPSAGAPTAAAARRSRAIAPLPDQLISQIAAGEVVERPASVVKELLENALDAGARSVRVTLDEGGVKRIVIADDGCGMPPDELPLALMRHATSKIRSLADLEAVATLGFRGEAIASIASVAELFITSRTEDCAHATRIDAQTGVISPAAGTVGTTIDVRELYFNTPARRKFLKSEQTELGHCLEVIRRVALARPDVAISVMHNGKAVEHWNASDPATRVAKILGEVFETSHLPLDERAGPLAVYGCAGLPTASRGRADQQYFFVNGRFVRDKLLTHAVRAAYEDVLHGNRYPAYVLFLDLPPESVDVNVHPSKIEVRFRDSRSIHQYVFHAVQRALARHAGASPETTSGGHAAQLEPNGPASFSARPVASAGSLAKNENGTTWMRQSRMMQGTLPVAQPLALYDALFGRKDAGATAASDEAASPAVAWANDSAPAYAAASHAHADEQPLGFAVGQIHGIYVLAQNARGLVIVDMHAAHERILYEQFKHALADRSIAVQPLLIPVSMTADPVEIGIVDEERETLDALGFDLAVLSPTSIAIRAVPALLKDADLAALARAVLADLHAYGGSRVLTERQHELLGTLACHHAVRANRRLTLDEMNALLRQMEATERADQCNHGRPTWYQLTLADLDRLFMRGQ, from the coding sequence CGCCGCCGCCGCGCGCCGTTCGCGCGCCATCGCTCCGCTTCCCGACCAGCTCATCAGCCAGATTGCCGCCGGCGAAGTCGTCGAGCGGCCGGCGTCCGTGGTTAAGGAACTGCTCGAAAACGCGCTGGATGCCGGCGCGCGGAGCGTTCGCGTGACGCTCGACGAAGGCGGCGTGAAACGCATCGTGATTGCCGACGACGGCTGCGGCATGCCTCCCGACGAACTCCCGCTCGCGCTCATGCGGCACGCGACGAGCAAGATCCGCTCGCTCGCCGATCTCGAAGCTGTCGCCACGCTCGGTTTTCGCGGCGAAGCGATTGCCTCGATTGCATCGGTGGCGGAACTGTTCATCACGAGCCGCACGGAAGACTGCGCGCACGCCACACGCATCGACGCGCAAACGGGCGTCATCTCGCCGGCGGCAGGCACGGTCGGCACGACCATCGACGTGCGCGAGCTTTACTTCAACACGCCCGCGCGCCGAAAGTTCCTGAAAAGCGAGCAAACCGAGCTTGGCCATTGTCTGGAAGTGATTCGCCGCGTGGCGCTCGCGCGGCCGGACGTCGCCATTTCAGTGATGCACAACGGCAAGGCCGTCGAACACTGGAACGCGAGCGATCCGGCCACGCGCGTCGCGAAGATTCTCGGCGAGGTCTTCGAGACGTCGCATCTGCCGCTGGACGAACGCGCCGGGCCGCTCGCGGTGTACGGTTGCGCGGGCCTGCCGACCGCCAGCCGCGGACGCGCGGACCAGCAATACTTCTTCGTGAACGGCCGCTTCGTGCGCGACAAGCTGCTCACCCATGCGGTTCGCGCCGCGTATGAAGACGTGCTGCACGGCAACCGCTATCCGGCATACGTGCTGTTTCTCGACCTGCCGCCCGAATCGGTGGACGTGAACGTGCATCCGTCGAAAATCGAAGTGCGTTTTCGCGATTCCCGTTCGATTCATCAGTACGTGTTCCACGCCGTTCAGCGGGCGCTCGCGCGCCATGCGGGCGCGTCGCCGGAGACGACGTCGGGCGGGCACGCGGCGCAGCTCGAACCGAACGGGCCGGCCTCGTTCAGCGCGCGGCCTGTCGCGAGCGCCGGATCGTTAGCCAAGAACGAGAACGGCACGACGTGGATGCGCCAGTCGCGCATGATGCAAGGCACGCTGCCCGTCGCGCAGCCGCTCGCGCTCTACGATGCGTTGTTCGGGCGCAAGGACGCCGGCGCGACGGCGGCGTCCGACGAAGCGGCATCGCCCGCCGTCGCGTGGGCCAACGACAGCGCGCCCGCCTACGCCGCCGCGAGCCACGCACACGCCGACGAGCAGCCGCTCGGCTTCGCCGTCGGGCAGATTCACGGCATCTACGTGCTCGCGCAGAACGCGCGCGGGCTCGTCATCGTGGACATGCACGCCGCGCACGAACGCATTCTGTACGAGCAGTTCAAGCACGCGCTCGCGGACCGGTCCATCGCCGTGCAGCCGCTGCTTATTCCCGTCTCGATGACGGCGGACCCGGTCGAAATAGGCATCGTCGATGAAGAGCGCGAGACGCTCGACGCGCTCGGCTTCGACCTCGCGGTGCTCTCGCCGACGTCCATCGCGATTCGCGCGGTGCCCGCGCTGCTGAAGGACGCGGACCTCGCCGCGCTCGCCCGCGCCGTGCTCGCCGACCTGCACGCCTACGGCGGATCGCGCGTGCTCACCGAGCGCCAGCACGAACTGCTCGGCACGCTCGCGTGCCATCACGCGGTGCGCGCGAATCGGCGTCTCACGCTCGACGAGATGAACGCCCTCCTGCGTCAGATGGAAGCCACCGAACGCGCCGACCAATGCAATCACGGCCGCCCGACGTGGTATCAACTGACGCTCGCGGACCTCGACCGCCTTTTCATGCGCGGACAATGA